ActaatgtatttatttctttattaggTGTTGACTTAGTTACCACGCTGAAAAGGAAAGCCGATGAAGCCGGATTTATAGAGAACTCAACTCATATGGCAGAAAAAATGGCTAGTTACTTACTACAATCCAAAGCAGATAAcactgtaaataaatatttcaattcgtttacacaatttgaaaaaattctgccACAAAAATAAACTCGTTTCCAAACCGGCACATCCCTTCACGGTTGGGCTTTATTTCACCAGTTTAATGGACGAAGGAAAATCTAATCACGTTGTGACATCAGCTTTTTACAGTATTAAATGGGTACATAACATTAATGATATGGAGGATCCGACAGAAAGTCCTGTTGTGAAACAATTACTAGAAGCAGCCAAGCGTACACACTCCAAACCAGTATGTAAAAAGGACGTTGTATCTACTCATGAACTGCATTCTTTGTGTTCCATGTTCATTGACAGTGatgatatatgtattttaagGGACTTGTCTATGATTATGATTACGTACGCAGGTTTTATGCGAATTAGTGAGGTATTGAACTTAAAATGTAAAGATGTGCGTTTCAATGAAGATCACGTGACAATATATGTATCGAAGAGCAAAACTGATATTTATCGTAATGGTTCAGATATAGTTATTTCAAAGGGCAGCACTTCGGCGTGCCCATATGTCTTGTTACAGAAATATATGAACGCCGCAAATTTGAATGATAAGCCTGACGAATTTTTATTTAAACCAGCTTTAAGGTCGAAAAATGTTGTATCTCTTGTAAAGGTTAACAAGCCTCTTAGTTATACTAGAGCTAAGGAATGTATTGTAAGTAAATTAAAATTAGTTGCACCAAATAGAAATCTTGGTACGCATTCTCTCAGAGCCAGTGGTATCACTGAAGCAGCTAAAAGTTCTGATATCTCTGAAAGATGTCTAAAGAGACATGGGAGGTGGAAGTCTGACATTGCCAAAGATGGTTATGTTAAGGATTCAATTGAGAAAACGCTCGCGGTTTCAAAAAAGCTCGATTTATAATAGCGTTAGCAATTGTTCATACATAAAGAGCATTGAATTTGAAGATATTTCCCAATCTATACTTTGCTTGTTCTATAGTCGTTTCGCAAATCGCAAACGGAGTTTGTCTTTTGTTTGTAAGGAAGGTAGTTAGGACTATTTGTACTCTGCGGCACATCGTGTAGCAGAGTACCGTTGTCCTCACGGACACTGATTTACAAACCGGTTTGACTGGTATTGTTTGTTAGAGCGTATAGTGAGATACGTAAGAGGATTAGATACATGTTTAAATCAGTTCTAGCGATACTCTCATTGTGGCTTCAAATTCAATGCTCTTTTACAGGAGTAAAACGCACAAATAAGCGTTATGTATAATGAGTATTTGCATGCTTACATAGAATGTTCAAAGTATCATACTTATTTAAGTGTTTAAGACTATTTATCTGCATGTTTACGTACAGTGTTCAAAGTATCATAGTTTACTTTTTTGAAAGCTTTAACATACATGTGAAATTGTAATAAAGATTGTTTTTGTAGTGTATAGAAGTATAAACTGTCCGAGTATTCGGAAATATCCAATTTATATCAGTGTGCAGTTTATGATATCACGCAAAGGTTTATTTAGGAAATACTTAATGTAATTGAAACCGTAACATGTAATACTGTTATTTTATAGAGTAGGCACACTATTACAATATGTATTcataaatgtatcaaaatgtcatgAAACGAGAATATCCCGCCGTTTCTTGTCCGGAGAGATGTCCAAGCCAGCCGCGGGTACAGGGTTCCAGAGGGTTTTTTACTCAAAGAGTTTTATCTCTGGTTTTACCTGTGCAGCTAGAGGTCTCGTCGATGGGCATAtcagacatatatattttaacattataaacatgaaattttgtcactgttaaagtatgaaaatatttgatGTCATTGATATCTTAAATTATTGTAACATAGTGAATATTACATGCATAGTGAATATTACATGCATAAGTacacatgtcattatttcatgcATATGAGTTTGGTTCACTATTACAGTGACTTAGATTTTACATGTTATTGTACGCAATGATACTTGTAATGACTTCTTAACTCTTGTAATAATGTCGTCACAATATAGTCGTTTCGCAAATCGCAAACGGAGTTTGTCTTTTGTTTGTAAGGAAGGTAGTTAGGACAGGAAATTACTGGTACCCCAAAACATACTATACCTATGCACAAACCTATGTACCTTCATAGATACATGTACCTTTATAAGATACCTCTACACACAATAGAGCCGGACATATCGAATAATCATTTATGGtattatgtatgtataattgACGAGCCTTGATCTGCAAGTCGCCttttatgttttgagattatAGGAGAATTTGGgaatattttttgcatatttccttgcatgtaactgtgtgtaataaaatttaattattttaattagaattttctttttcgtttcgttccgtttcgcaaagtaccaatacccacacaggtactggtactttgcgaaacggaacgaaacgagagaaaaaataataattacggaatgagaaattttaatatattttcatgatatatttcaggaattcatatctaATAATCGTTTATGCTTGCATATACAAGAATGGTCGAGCTTTTAACCGTACAGGATATTACTGGTACCCCAAAACACACTATAACTGCACAAACCTACGTACCTTCATAGATACATGTACCTTTATAAGATACTTCGACATGCAAtagagccggtgtaatgaagtatttcgacccccatagaataacgaccccccggtcattattctatagaaaatgtgactcctttcctgtaaaatattgactccccttataaaaaactgactccctttgaaaactctatagaataatgacccccacggtcattattctatagaaaaactgacccctccgagtaaaatactgactccctaaagatgactcccttcgaatctcatagaataacgaccccggttattattctatagaaaaagtgacaccttccatgtaaaatactcactgccgaaattactacattcgaactctcatacaatattgattcccggacattattctatttaaaaaagttactctttccgtgtaaaacaccggctcctaaaaatactttcgacgataatatctattaaaaagtgatccccaacaaacctaacggacaatttttactagatctacaactctaataccctccattgccaatagttaacattttgattgtacaaCTACTACTGGTGCcactacttctattgctattactacatgtacttcttctactactactactactactacttctactactactattacaactgctactactgatactactatacctgcttccacta
The nucleotide sequence above comes from Mercenaria mercenaria strain notata unplaced genomic scaffold, MADL_Memer_1 contig_2126, whole genome shotgun sequence. Encoded proteins:
- the LOC128552189 gene encoding uncharacterized protein LOC128552189; protein product: MEDPTESPVVKQLLEAAKRTHSKPVCKKDVVSTHELHSLCSMFIDSDDICILRDLSMIMITYAGFMRISEVLNLKCKDVRFNEDHVTIYVSKSKTDIYRNGSDIVISKGSTSACPYVLLQKYMNAANLNDKPDEFLFKPALRSKNVVSLVKVNKPLSYTRAKECIVSKLKLVAPNRNLGTHSLRASGITEAAKSSDISERCLKRHGRWKSDIAKDGYVKDSIEKTLAVSKKLDL